The sequence below is a genomic window from Sphingobium sp. EP60837.
GTCCGGTCGTTGTCGATATCCCCAAGAACGTCCAGATCGCGACTGCGGCCTATGCCCGGCCGCTCGGCTTTGAACATGCCAGCTACAAGCCGCAAACCAAGGCCGACGCCTCCGCGATCGCGACCGCCGTCGAAATGCTGGCGGCTGCCGAACGCCCGATCTTCTATACCGGCGGCGGCGTAATCAACTCCGGCCACAAGGCATCGCTGCTCTTGCGCGAACTGGCGGAACTGACCGGCGCGCCCGTCACCTCGACCCTCATGGGCCTCGGCGCATTCCCCGCCTCCTCGCCGCAATGGCTGGGGATGCTGGGCATGCACGGCACCTATGAAGCCAATTGGGCGATGAACAAGGCGGACCTCATCATCTGCGTCGGCGCCCGCTTCGACGACCGCGTCACCGGCCGCCTCGATGCCTTCGCGCCGAACAGCAAGAAGGTCCACATCGACATCGACCGCAGTTCGATCAACAAGACGGTCGAGGTCGATCTCCCCATCGTCGCGGACGTCGGCAACGCGCTGACCGACATGATCACCGCCTGGAAAACGCACGGCCACAAGCCCGCGGACCTCTCGGAATGGTGGGCCCGGATCGAAGGCTGGCGCGCCCGCAACAGCCTCGCCTATCCGGAAAGCCGCGAGGAGATCATGCCGCAGGAGGCGATTGCGCAGCTTTACAAGGCGTCGCGCACGGCAAAGGACGTCATCATCACCACCGAAGTCGGCCAGCACCAGATGTGGGCGGCCCAGCATTTCGGCTTTGACGAGCCCAACAAATGGCTGACCTCCGGCGGCCTCGGCACCATGGGCTATGGCTTCCCTGCCGCCATCGGCGCGCAGGTCGGCAATCCCGACAGCCTGGTCGTCTGCGTCGCGGGCGATGCCTCGATCCAGATGAACATCCAGGAAATGGGCACCGCGAGCCAGTATCGCCTGCCGGTCAAGATATTCATCCTCAACAATGAATATATGGGCATGGTCCGCCAGTGGCAGGAACTGACCTATGAAAGCCGCTATTCGAACAGCTATTCGGACAGCCTGCCCGACTTCGTGAAGCTGGCCGAAGCCTATGGCTGGACCGGCATTCGCATCGAAGGACCGCAGGAACTGGAGGCGGGCATCCGCCAGATGATCGACACGCCCGGCCCGGTGATCGTCGATTGCCGCGTGGCGAAGCTGTCCAACTGCTTCCCGATGATCCCGTCGGGCGCGGCGCATACCGACATGCTGCTCGATCCCAACCAGATCGCAGGCATCATGTCGGATGAGGCGAAGGCTTTGGTGTGACGCAA
It includes:
- a CDS encoding acetolactate synthase 3 large subunit; the protein is MAEKSGADILVECLIDLGVEVVFGYPGGAVLPIYDALFNHPKIRHVLVRHEQGATHMAEGYARSTGKPGVVLVTSGPGATNAVTGITDALMDSIPMVVITGQVPTQLIGTDAFQEADTVGITRHCSKHNYLVKDPAKLASVVHEAFHIATTGRPGPVVVDIPKNVQIATAAYARPLGFEHASYKPQTKADASAIATAVEMLAAAERPIFYTGGGVINSGHKASLLLRELAELTGAPVTSTLMGLGAFPASSPQWLGMLGMHGTYEANWAMNKADLIICVGARFDDRVTGRLDAFAPNSKKVHIDIDRSSINKTVEVDLPIVADVGNALTDMITAWKTHGHKPADLSEWWARIEGWRARNSLAYPESREEIMPQEAIAQLYKASRTAKDVIITTEVGQHQMWAAQHFGFDEPNKWLTSGGLGTMGYGFPAAIGAQVGNPDSLVVCVAGDASIQMNIQEMGTASQYRLPVKIFILNNEYMGMVRQWQELTYESRYSNSYSDSLPDFVKLAEAYGWTGIRIEGPQELEAGIRQMIDTPGPVIVDCRVAKLSNCFPMIPSGAAHTDMLLDPNQIAGIMSDEAKALV